Proteins from a genomic interval of Chroococcidiopsis thermalis PCC 7203:
- the pstC gene encoding phosphate ABC transporter permease subunit PstC yields the protein MSATSTPDGSSLWRPKRAASKRVEALVKGIFATFAFVSVATTIGIVLTLIFETVSFFSEVPIWQFLTDRAWTPLFANKQFGIMVLISATLLTSAIAIAVALPIGLLAAICLSEYAPARMRRWLKPALEILAGVPTVVFGYFALLTVTPFLQKLIPGLQGFNALSAGLVLGVSIIPLVASLSEDAIYAVPRSLRDGAYALGATKRETIVSVVLPAALSGIVASFILAISRAIGETMIVTIAAGQNPSLGINPLVPIQTMTAYIVQVSKGDTPAGSLAYKTIFAVGMTLFLITLALNIFSYWFVRRFREKYE from the coding sequence ATGTCTGCCACGTCAACGCCTGACGGGTCGAGCCTATGGCGACCAAAGCGGGCAGCAAGTAAACGAGTAGAAGCATTAGTGAAAGGCATATTTGCCACGTTTGCTTTTGTCTCAGTCGCCACCACAATCGGTATTGTCTTAACGCTAATTTTTGAAACTGTATCGTTTTTCAGCGAAGTACCGATTTGGCAATTTTTAACCGATCGCGCTTGGACACCATTGTTTGCCAACAAGCAATTTGGCATTATGGTACTGATTAGCGCTACTTTACTAACTTCTGCGATCGCGATCGCCGTTGCCTTACCGATAGGCTTATTAGCTGCTATCTGCTTGAGCGAATATGCTCCCGCGAGAATGCGCCGCTGGCTCAAACCAGCATTGGAAATTTTGGCGGGGGTTCCCACTGTCGTGTTCGGTTACTTTGCCCTGCTGACAGTCACGCCATTTCTACAAAAACTCATCCCTGGCTTACAGGGATTCAACGCCTTGAGTGCTGGATTAGTACTTGGTGTTTCAATTATTCCCCTAGTAGCTTCTTTAAGTGAAGATGCCATCTATGCCGTGCCTCGAAGTTTACGCGATGGCGCTTATGCTTTGGGAGCCACCAAACGGGAAACCATTGTTTCTGTAGTTCTCCCAGCTGCCCTTTCTGGAATTGTCGCTTCTTTCATCTTGGCAATTTCTCGCGCGATCGGCGAAACCATGATTGTCACCATCGCCGCCGGACAAAACCCCAGCCTTGGCATTAACCCCCTAGTACCAATCCAGACGATGACAGCCTACATCGTTCAAGTGAGTAAAGGCGATACCCCAGCAGGATCTCTAGCATATAAAACTATTTTTGCTGTGGGCATGACTCTGTTCCTCATCACCCTGGCTTTAAATATCTTTAGTTACTGGTTCGTTCGCCGCTTTCGGGAGAAATACGAATGA
- the lspA gene encoding signal peptidase II, with protein sequence MTNDQIMKNRRFWMAAIASFILDQLTKFWVVQSFDLGETYPIWSNVFHFTYVTNTGAAFSLFAGEVGWLRWLSLIVSVLLIVWAYFGPPMKPLEQWGYGFILGGALGNGIDRFFAGYVVDFLDFRLIGFPVFNLADVSINLGIVCILIASLPKVSTLKRLR encoded by the coding sequence ATGACCAATGACCAAATTATGAAAAATCGCCGTTTCTGGATGGCAGCGATCGCCAGTTTTATCTTAGACCAGTTAACTAAGTTCTGGGTGGTACAAAGTTTTGACTTGGGCGAAACTTACCCAATTTGGTCTAATGTGTTTCATTTCACCTATGTGACAAACACTGGTGCTGCCTTCAGTTTGTTTGCTGGTGAAGTGGGTTGGTTGCGTTGGCTATCGTTGATAGTGAGTGTGCTGCTAATAGTATGGGCTTATTTTGGTCCACCAATGAAACCTCTGGAACAATGGGGCTATGGTTTCATTTTGGGAGGAGCGTTAGGCAACGGGATCGATCGCTTTTTTGCGGGTTATGTGGTAGATTTCTTAGATTTTCGGCTAATTGGATTTCCTGTTTTTAACCTGGCAGATGTGTCGATCAATTTGGGTATTGTCTGCATCCTAATTGCAAGTTTGCCGAAAGTCTCTACTCTTAAGAGATTGCGATAA
- a CDS encoding PstS family phosphate ABC transporter substrate-binding protein yields the protein MLSRNIRVASLASAVVLVLGVTACGSGNQTASNAPASPQGEGASPAANTTTGSNLSGTVKVDGSSTVFPISEAMAEEFQKANPGVQVTVAQSGTGGGFKKFCNNETDISNASRPIKAEEVELCKKGNVEYIELPVAYDGISVVVNPQNKFAQCLTIAELKKMWEPAAQGKVTTWNQIRPEFPNQKLGLYGPGTDSGTYDFFTNAVVGKEGESRGDYTASEDDNTLVQGVSADPGGLGFFGYAYYENNKDKLALASIDNGKGCIQPSAETIGNGTYQPLSRPEFIYVKKSAATRPEVQAFVNFHFAPENQELVSEVGYVPLPNDLVGEVQARFKEGKVGSIFEGKGSQTGVTLADLLKQQK from the coding sequence ATGCTTTCTCGCAATATTCGTGTAGCATCCCTTGCTTCGGCTGTGGTTTTAGTCTTGGGAGTAACTGCTTGTGGCAGTGGTAACCAGACTGCAAGTAACGCACCTGCCTCTCCTCAAGGAGAAGGTGCAAGTCCAGCAGCAAATACTACTACTGGCTCTAATTTATCTGGGACAGTCAAGGTAGACGGCTCCAGCACCGTGTTTCCCATTTCCGAAGCAATGGCAGAGGAATTTCAAAAAGCAAATCCTGGCGTTCAAGTCACGGTAGCTCAGTCTGGTACTGGTGGCGGATTCAAGAAATTCTGCAACAACGAAACAGATATTTCCAATGCTTCCCGTCCGATTAAAGCAGAAGAAGTAGAACTGTGTAAAAAAGGTAACGTTGAATATATTGAGTTACCAGTAGCCTACGATGGTATATCGGTCGTAGTAAACCCGCAAAACAAGTTTGCCCAATGCTTGACGATCGCTGAACTCAAAAAAATGTGGGAACCAGCAGCTCAAGGTAAAGTCACAACTTGGAATCAAATTCGCCCTGAGTTCCCTAACCAAAAACTAGGGCTTTATGGTCCTGGAACTGATTCTGGTACTTACGATTTCTTTACTAACGCTGTTGTGGGCAAAGAAGGTGAAAGCCGAGGAGACTACACTGCATCTGAGGATGACAATACCTTAGTACAGGGTGTGAGCGCCGATCCTGGTGGGCTTGGCTTCTTTGGTTACGCTTACTACGAGAATAATAAAGATAAGTTGGCATTGGCGAGCATTGACAATGGCAAAGGTTGTATTCAGCCAAGCGCAGAAACAATAGGTAACGGCACTTATCAGCCGCTATCTCGCCCAGAATTCATTTACGTGAAAAAATCTGCGGCAACCCGTCCTGAAGTCCAAGCATTTGTTAATTTCCACTTCGCACCAGAAAATCAAGAACTGGTGTCAGAAGTCGGATACGTACCGCTACCAAACGATTTAGTTGGTGAAGTACAAGCACGCTTTAAAGAAGGTAAGGTAGGCTCGATTTTTGAGGGCAAAGGGTCGCAGACAGGTGTTACCCTTGCAGATTTACTCAAACAACAGAAATAA
- the pstA gene encoding phosphate ABC transporter permease PstA — protein sequence MTTPAPQPIDKSGFGTTGKFNVSLSKRYNFDKIFSTAAWVATLFGLVVLAVLLVDILIDGLGRIDWAFLTSFSSRRAAAAGILAPLVGSIWLLVVTALVSFPLGVGAGIYLEEYAKDNWFTRLIEINIANLAAVPSIIYGLLGLQIFVRWLQPITNGRSVLAGALTLSLLILPIIIITTREALRAVPDSLRQAGFALGATRWQVIREHIFPIALPGILTGTILALSRAIGETAPLIVIGAVSYIAFLPELSPKGLQSSFTALPIQIFDWVSRPQTQFHTNAAAGIIILMVVLLIMNASAIYLRNKFQRNRP from the coding sequence ATGACTACACCTGCACCCCAACCCATCGACAAAAGCGGCTTTGGCACGACGGGCAAATTCAATGTTTCGTTGTCCAAACGCTATAACTTTGACAAAATCTTTTCTACAGCCGCTTGGGTTGCCACCCTATTTGGCTTGGTCGTTCTTGCCGTTTTACTTGTAGACATCCTGATTGACGGACTCGGACGGATCGATTGGGCTTTTCTCACGAGTTTCTCCTCGCGTCGCGCTGCTGCTGCGGGAATATTAGCTCCCCTTGTCGGTAGTATTTGGCTATTAGTCGTCACGGCTTTAGTTTCCTTTCCCTTGGGAGTAGGAGCGGGCATTTACTTAGAAGAATATGCCAAAGATAATTGGTTCACGCGGTTAATTGAGATCAATATCGCTAACCTAGCCGCAGTTCCATCCATTATTTATGGCTTATTGGGATTGCAAATTTTTGTCCGGTGGCTGCAACCAATTACTAACGGACGCAGCGTTCTTGCGGGTGCTTTAACTCTCAGTTTGTTAATCTTACCCATCATCATCATTACCACGCGAGAAGCACTACGGGCAGTTCCAGATAGCTTGCGCCAAGCAGGTTTTGCTTTAGGTGCAACGAGATGGCAAGTGATCCGCGAACACATTTTTCCGATCGCTTTACCAGGTATCCTAACCGGAACAATCTTGGCACTATCTCGCGCTATTGGCGAAACTGCACCTCTGATCGTCATTGGAGCTGTCAGTTATATTGCCTTCTTGCCAGAGTTATCTCCCAAAGGATTGCAAAGTTCTTTTACAGCACTACCAATTCAAATTTTTGATTGGGTTTCTCGCCCTCAAACGCAATTTCACACTAATGCTGCTGCTGGCATCATCATATTGATGGTCGTGCTGTTAATTATGAATGCTTCAGCAATTTATTTACGCAACAAATTCCAACGAAATCGTCCCTAA
- the pstB gene encoding phosphate ABC transporter ATP-binding protein PstB: MLFNTTVTATDTVLQTDNLSVFYGNFKAVRDVNLNIYKNKITAFIGPSGCGKSTVLRCFNRLNDLIPGAHIEGRITFQETDIYDRRVDPVELRRRIGMVFQRPNPFPKSIYENIAFGARINGYQGDMDELVERAIRQAALWDEVKDKLKQSGLSLSGGQQQRLCIARALAIEPEVILMDEPCSALDPISTLRVEELLMELKEKYTIIIVTHNMQQASRVSDMTAFYNAQATEKGGKMGYLVEYNPTEVIFQSPEQQATQEYVSGRFG, encoded by the coding sequence ATGCTATTCAACACCACAGTCACGGCAACCGATACAGTTTTACAAACTGATAATCTATCTGTTTTTTACGGTAATTTCAAAGCAGTGCGAGATGTCAATCTCAATATCTATAAAAACAAAATTACCGCTTTTATCGGACCTTCTGGGTGTGGTAAAAGTACAGTATTGAGGTGCTTCAATCGCTTGAACGATCTGATTCCAGGGGCGCATATTGAAGGTAGAATCACATTTCAAGAAACAGATATTTACGATCGCCGCGTCGATCCAGTAGAACTGCGCCGTCGCATTGGGATGGTATTCCAAAGACCAAACCCCTTCCCCAAGTCAATTTATGAAAACATTGCCTTTGGAGCCAGAATTAACGGTTATCAAGGCGATATGGATGAATTAGTCGAGCGAGCAATCCGTCAAGCTGCTTTGTGGGATGAAGTCAAAGATAAACTCAAACAAAGCGGTCTTTCTCTCTCTGGCGGACAGCAGCAAAGGTTGTGTATTGCCCGTGCTTTGGCGATTGAACCAGAAGTTATCTTAATGGACGAACCCTGTTCTGCTCTCGACCCAATTTCGACATTACGGGTAGAAGAATTGCTGATGGAACTCAAAGAGAAATACACGATTATTATCGTTACCCACAACATGCAACAAGCATCGCGGGTGTCGGACATGACTGCCTTTTACAATGCTCAAGCCACAGAAAAAGGTGGCAAGATGGGTTATTTGGTAGAATACAATCCCACTGAAGTAATTTTCCAATCTCCCGAACAACAAGCTACGCAAGAATACGTTAGCGGTAGATTTGGTTAA
- a CDS encoding glycine zipper domain-containing protein encodes MLTFKPWQTGTAFLMALTIGTSATLPMVMTAPATAQVFPSSPGSSRISDRTTIRAGARIPVRYDEAEKIVISPKERMRLTLTVAANITNRNGTVLVPAGSLIEGELVPADGGSQFIARNLIIDDGRRQSIDASSDVIETTQLRRGVSTGSILKGAVVGAAAGAALGGLTGNRRISTGEVLIGTGVGAAGGAVLGRKKADVVVINPDTDLDLILDSSLTVDRY; translated from the coding sequence ATGCTTACTTTTAAACCCTGGCAGACAGGGACAGCTTTTCTTATGGCTTTAACTATTGGTACTAGTGCTACCCTACCAATGGTAATGACAGCTCCAGCAACGGCTCAGGTGTTTCCATCGTCGCCTGGAAGTAGTAGGATTAGCGATCGCACGACTATTCGGGCTGGGGCAAGAATTCCCGTGCGCTATGATGAAGCCGAAAAGATCGTTATCAGTCCGAAAGAGAGGATGCGCTTAACTCTTACGGTAGCTGCCAACATTACTAACCGCAACGGCACAGTATTAGTTCCTGCCGGAAGTCTAATTGAAGGCGAACTCGTTCCTGCTGATGGTGGTTCTCAATTTATTGCCAGAAATCTAATTATTGATGATGGCAGACGGCAATCAATTGATGCTTCCTCTGATGTGATTGAAACTACCCAGTTGCGTAGGGGAGTAAGTACGGGATCGATTCTCAAAGGTGCAGTCGTGGGAGCTGCCGCTGGCGCAGCTTTAGGTGGACTGACAGGCAATCGCCGTATTTCTACCGGAGAGGTATTAATCGGTACGGGAGTCGGTGCTGCGGGTGGAGCAGTGCTAGGGCGTAAAAAAGCTGATGTAGTTGTCATTAACCCTGACACCGACTTAGATCTGATTTTGGATTCTAGTTTGACGGTCGATCGCTATTAA
- a CDS encoding biotin transporter BioY, giving the protein MAVPNQFLWSLIGLLLTIGGTFVEAYITSAPVSWHERGIQTISLGVTCQIGAVLLVGCLGGKSAAALSQIAYLLLGLVWLPIFAQGGGFGYWRELNFGYVLGFIPGAWFCGLLAFRQDAMKLESLAGSCLGGLLIIHLCGLAYLLPSQIFHWASTQAQSIIQPILQYSWYPLPGQLAVVCAVSIIAYGWRLIMFY; this is encoded by the coding sequence GTGGCTGTTCCTAACCAATTTCTTTGGTCCTTGATTGGTTTGCTTCTTACTATTGGTGGCACTTTTGTAGAAGCATATATAACTAGTGCGCCGGTAAGTTGGCACGAGCGCGGGATACAGACAATCTCTCTAGGTGTCACCTGTCAAATTGGTGCTGTCCTACTCGTAGGTTGTTTGGGTGGCAAAAGTGCGGCAGCATTATCCCAAATTGCTTATTTATTGCTCGGCTTGGTTTGGTTGCCAATATTTGCTCAAGGTGGCGGTTTTGGCTACTGGCGAGAACTGAATTTTGGATACGTATTGGGTTTTATTCCTGGAGCTTGGTTTTGTGGCTTACTGGCGTTTCGGCAAGATGCAATGAAACTAGAGAGTCTTGCTGGTAGCTGTCTAGGTGGCTTGCTGATAATTCACCTCTGCGGTTTAGCATATTTGTTGCCTAGCCAAATTTTCCACTGGGCAAGCACGCAAGCTCAATCTATAATTCAACCTATACTTCAGTATTCTTGGTATCCTCTCCCAGGACAACTAGCTGTAGTTTGTGCTGTCTCTATTATCGCTTATGGCTGGAGACTGATAATGTTTTATTAG
- a CDS encoding transglycosylase domain-containing protein — MTPPQPPRKPQTLLSRATQVVKTLQAKVQIPGLALKPNARVAELWIQDAGTDKAETYPLLGDRYLIGRSAKSCDIVVRNPVVSQIHLSLARDTSKRRSPFVLRDENSTNGIYWGKRRVAAIELHHGDVFTLGPPELAAAVRMKFHNPPPQYVRTLQWVAGGIGGVTALLALIVGYEWTKFSVTPLPAATGGPTIVFARDGETMLRQPRSTAHTDLKSLQDFSTYLPKAIIASEDSRYYWHFGVDPIGILRATVVNVGSREFEQGASTVTQQVSRSIFRSYVGAEDSLGRKLREAVVALKLETFYSKDFILLMYLNRVFLGADTYGFEDAARFYFDKSAKELNLSEAATLVGILPSPNGFNFCGDVRSNQKAIEYRNRVISRMLAQGMVTTEEANRARRSQIEVSSRVCEAQANTIAPYFYNAIFQELQAILGKELAAEGNYIVETQLDPDMQAKAEEALRNSVRQAGANIGYSQGAVVTLDASTGAVLAMVGGTDYKTSQFNRVTQAQRQPGSAFKLFTYAAAIEKGISPEKSYSCAPVSWQGQRFRGCVRGSDELDVATGLALSENPIALRVAQDVGLDSIMRMAQRLGIQSPLQPVPGLVLGQSETNLLEMTGAYGAIANDGVWNRPHLIMRILDSSDCGDRQDLKTCREIYAYNRTQTTNRRILSPGVAQTVTSMLRGVVERGTGTAANIGIGEEAGKTGTSGLAARNQNFDLWFIGFLTREKLVTGVWLGNDNNAPVSGYGVQAARLWGSYMREVVQ, encoded by the coding sequence ATGACCCCTCCCCAGCCACCGCGAAAACCGCAAACATTGCTCAGTCGAGCAACTCAGGTAGTCAAAACGCTTCAAGCTAAAGTGCAGATTCCAGGGCTTGCCCTAAAGCCAAACGCCAGAGTTGCCGAATTGTGGATACAGGATGCGGGGACAGACAAAGCAGAGACTTATCCTCTACTAGGCGATCGCTATTTGATCGGACGCAGTGCTAAATCTTGCGATATTGTCGTTCGCAACCCTGTTGTCAGCCAGATTCATCTGTCCTTAGCTAGAGATACTAGCAAGAGGCGATCGCCCTTCGTCCTGCGAGATGAAAATTCTACGAATGGCATTTACTGGGGTAAGCGCCGCGTTGCCGCGATCGAACTTCATCACGGTGACGTTTTCACTCTCGGTCCTCCAGAACTTGCCGCTGCCGTGCGGATGAAATTTCATAATCCTCCACCTCAGTACGTCCGCACGCTGCAATGGGTGGCAGGTGGGATTGGTGGCGTGACAGCATTGCTGGCGCTCATTGTAGGGTACGAGTGGACGAAGTTTTCTGTCACTCCTTTACCTGCTGCAACTGGGGGTCCAACGATCGTTTTTGCCCGCGATGGAGAAACGATGCTGCGTCAACCTCGCAGTACGGCACATACAGATTTGAAAAGCTTGCAGGACTTTTCGACTTATCTGCCCAAAGCGATCATCGCTTCAGAAGACAGCCGCTATTACTGGCATTTTGGCGTTGACCCTATTGGAATTTTACGCGCTACGGTCGTCAACGTCGGTAGTCGAGAATTCGAGCAAGGGGCAAGTACTGTCACCCAACAGGTATCGCGGAGTATATTTCGCAGTTACGTAGGTGCAGAGGACTCGTTAGGACGGAAGTTGCGCGAGGCAGTGGTGGCACTGAAGCTGGAAACGTTTTATAGCAAAGATTTTATTCTACTCATGTATCTCAACCGCGTCTTTCTGGGAGCGGATACATACGGCTTTGAAGATGCAGCGCGATTCTATTTCGATAAATCAGCCAAGGAACTCAATCTTTCGGAAGCTGCGACTTTAGTGGGAATTTTACCCTCTCCCAACGGATTTAATTTTTGCGGTGACGTGCGCAGCAACCAAAAAGCAATTGAATACCGCAACCGCGTTATTAGTCGGATGTTGGCGCAAGGAATGGTGACGACAGAAGAAGCAAATCGGGCGCGGCGATCGCAAATTGAAGTGAGTTCTCGCGTCTGTGAAGCCCAAGCCAATACAATTGCGCCATACTTTTACAATGCCATCTTTCAAGAACTGCAAGCAATTTTGGGCAAAGAGTTAGCAGCAGAAGGCAATTATATCGTCGAAACCCAGCTCGATCCAGATATGCAAGCCAAAGCAGAAGAAGCTTTACGCAACTCGGTACGGCAAGCTGGAGCAAATATCGGCTATTCCCAAGGGGCAGTGGTCACCCTCGATGCTAGTACTGGTGCGGTGCTAGCGATGGTAGGAGGCACTGATTACAAAACCAGTCAGTTCAACCGAGTGACTCAAGCTCAGCGCCAACCCGGTTCGGCTTTTAAACTGTTTACCTATGCTGCGGCGATCGAAAAAGGGATTTCCCCAGAAAAATCTTATTCTTGTGCGCCTGTATCTTGGCAAGGACAGCGATTTCGCGGCTGCGTTCGCGGTAGTGACGAGCTAGATGTAGCGACGGGGTTAGCCCTATCGGAAAACCCGATTGCCCTGCGAGTTGCTCAAGATGTCGGACTAGATAGCATCATGCGCATGGCGCAAAGATTGGGAATTCAGTCACCCTTGCAACCAGTCCCAGGCTTAGTCTTAGGGCAAAGCGAAACTAATTTGCTAGAAATGACTGGAGCATATGGGGCGATCGCGAATGATGGCGTGTGGAACCGTCCCCATCTGATTATGAGGATATTAGATAGTAGCGACTGTGGCGATCGCCAAGACTTGAAAACCTGTCGCGAGATTTATGCTTACAATCGCACCCAAACCACAAATCGGCGGATACTTAGCCCAGGAGTAGCCCAGACGGTAACTTCCATGCTACGCGGAGTCGTAGAACGCGGCACTGGTACGGCAGCAAATATCGGAATAGGAGAGGAGGCTGGGAAAACAGGTACGAGTGGTTTAGCAGCCAGAAATCAAAACTTTGACCTTTGGTTTATTGGGTTTCTGACCAGAGAAAAACTCGTTACGGGGGTATGGCTGGGTAACGATAATAATGCGCCTGTGTCTGGTTATGGCGTGCAGGCGGCGCGTTTGTGGGGCAGTTATATGCGAGAAGTGGTGCAGTAA
- a CDS encoding tetratricopeptide repeat protein: protein MPSRKSWLSLLVILGLGSVAPPALGQALVPHTLQLDSAQLERQGLSLAQEAAQLAQFQQFEMAVPRARLATQLAPKNYMAWFLLGGLYLQTNKYNESIAALNKAQALAPQNPSVLFAMGSAHFQKGNYKAAIDSLQAGLKLKPNDKEALFDLGNSYYKVGQLPDAIAQYDKAIALDKKFWPAINNIGLIQYEQGNIDEAMEQWQAALAVDKQAAEPQLAMAVALYSQGEQTRGLQLGTAALKIDSRYGDLEFLRQNLWGDRLLADTKKLLANPKIQATIEERQEQQQQETSPIQISPQ, encoded by the coding sequence GTGCCAAGTCGTAAATCCTGGCTGTCTTTACTGGTGATTTTGGGTTTAGGGAGTGTAGCTCCCCCTGCACTGGGGCAGGCACTCGTTCCACATACGCTACAACTCGATTCAGCTCAGTTGGAGCGACAGGGATTGAGTTTGGCGCAGGAGGCTGCTCAGTTAGCGCAGTTTCAACAGTTTGAAATGGCTGTACCGAGGGCGCGACTAGCGACTCAGTTAGCTCCTAAAAACTATATGGCTTGGTTTCTCTTAGGGGGTTTGTACTTACAGACAAACAAATATAACGAGTCGATCGCAGCCCTGAATAAAGCGCAGGCGTTAGCCCCCCAAAACCCTTCCGTGTTGTTTGCAATGGGTTCGGCACACTTTCAAAAAGGCAATTACAAAGCAGCGATCGATAGTTTGCAAGCTGGTTTGAAACTCAAACCAAACGATAAAGAAGCATTATTTGATTTAGGTAATTCTTATTACAAAGTCGGGCAATTACCAGATGCGATCGCTCAATATGACAAAGCGATCGCCTTAGATAAAAAGTTTTGGCCCGCCATCAATAATATTGGACTAATTCAATACGAACAAGGCAATATAGACGAGGCAATGGAGCAATGGCAAGCAGCTTTAGCTGTTGACAAGCAAGCGGCAGAACCCCAACTGGCAATGGCAGTTGCTTTATATAGTCAAGGCGAACAAACAAGAGGATTGCAATTAGGAACAGCAGCCCTCAAAATTGACAGTCGTTATGGTGACTTAGAATTTCTCAGACAGAATTTGTGGGGCGATCGCTTGTTAGCTGATACGAAAAAACTGTTAGCTAATCCTAAAATTCAAGCCACAATTGAGGAACGCCAAGAGCAACAGCAGCAAGAAACTTCTCCGATTCAGATTTCTCCGCAGTAA
- a CDS encoding TIGR02587 family membrane protein, with amino-acid sequence MNRRLKLERSLAKSLQEYLRGITGGLLFSLPLLYTMEVWWAGFIVHPVRLLIYVLATFTLLLAYNRYAGLRRSAGALEVAIDSVEEMGIGLVVAAVMLWLLGQINTDMNLTEIGGKIVVEAMTVAIGVSIGTAQLGGGGKQESDTGMKGEDSQPSSSPVPFLADGEGDFGGQIAIALCGAVLFAANLAPTEEIIVIAIEVSTARLLGLALLSILFAVLILFYSDFTGSQRFSQIRGIKNILFGAVITYAIALFAAAAILWFFGRFDDTTLFICLAQTVVLGVASTLGASAGRLLLQ; translated from the coding sequence ATGAATCGTCGGCTAAAACTAGAGCGATCGCTTGCTAAGTCGCTACAAGAATACCTCAGAGGCATTACTGGAGGACTGTTGTTTAGTTTGCCCCTGTTGTACACGATGGAAGTTTGGTGGGCTGGCTTTATCGTCCATCCCGTACGCTTGTTAATTTACGTGCTGGCTACTTTTACGCTGCTCTTGGCATACAACCGCTATGCAGGTTTGCGCAGATCTGCTGGTGCGTTAGAAGTCGCGATCGATTCCGTGGAGGAAATGGGTATAGGATTGGTTGTTGCTGCCGTCATGCTGTGGCTGTTAGGACAAATTAATACCGATATGAATCTGACAGAGATTGGTGGGAAAATCGTTGTAGAAGCTATGACTGTTGCTATTGGTGTATCTATCGGTACAGCCCAATTAGGAGGAGGAGGCAAGCAAGAAAGCGATACGGGAATGAAAGGAGAAGATTCCCAACCTAGTTCTAGTCCCGTACCCTTTTTGGCAGATGGTGAAGGCGACTTTGGCGGACAAATTGCGATCGCCTTATGTGGAGCAGTATTATTTGCTGCCAATCTCGCTCCTACAGAAGAAATTATTGTTATTGCAATTGAGGTTTCTACAGCACGACTGCTAGGACTTGCCTTACTCTCAATCTTATTTGCCGTGCTAATTCTATTTTATAGTGACTTTACTGGTTCCCAGCGCTTCAGCCAGATCAGGGGAATTAAAAATATTTTATTTGGTGCGGTTATCACTTACGCGATCGCTCTATTTGCAGCTGCGGCTATCCTCTGGTTTTTCGGACGCTTTGACGATACGACTCTCTTCATTTGTCTAGCTCAAACCGTTGTTTTAGGAGTCGCTTCTACTTTGGGGGCTTCTGCTGGGAGGCTATTATTGCAATGA